A portion of the Pseudopipra pipra isolate bDixPip1 chromosome 1, bDixPip1.hap1, whole genome shotgun sequence genome contains these proteins:
- the MTPAP gene encoding poly(A) RNA polymerase, mitochondrial isoform X2, giving the protein MALWLLRRRLRLPGPGGRGHARLGPSGAAAAQPAAEEPAEDAEVNTRKKTFTEVQTERLDQAERTVLIKCPSKLNEKKLLQYLSSHGNVRSHFFFENRGINALVEFSEKSSIASLQDAVGIPNAAEHHVVPFKSRLFTFTLKNPVSQPAEETPLHLSPQCHIPVTGLIQKLCLADNISSQMYILLNEYQLTEENIRLRFLACSLVRDFARAYFPDSTVKPFGSSVNTFGKLGCDVDMFLDFHDTQKSPTKMKKGPFEMEFQMKRLPSERLATQRILSVIGDCLDNFGPGCVSVQKILNARCPLVKFSHQPTGFQCDLSVSNSIAIRSSELLYIYGCLDSRVRALVFTIRCWARVHGLTNSAPGTWITNFSLTMMVMFFLQKRSPPIIPTLDQLKELAGAKDKHIIGGYDCSFVSDLRKIKPTKNTETLDVLLGEFFEYFGNFDFRRNSINLRKGKEVNKPESSPLYIWNPFEQDLNISKNVNQPQLEKFIAMARESAWILQKEDKTQRIISKEPWGLAALLIPFGKSNSSKMKNRMKGIGSETIRSLLDSLKLNNANSQQKAVGK; this is encoded by the exons ATGGCGCTGTGGCTGCTGCGGCGACGCCTGCGCCTCCCcgggcccggcggccgcgggcACGCCCGGCTCGGCCCCtccggcgccgccgccgcccagCCCGCTGCCGAGGAGCCGGCCGAAG ATGCTGAAGTCAATACCAGAAAGAAGACATTCACTGAGGTCCAAACAGAACGACTGGATCAAGCTGAACGGactgttttaattaaatgcCCATCaaaacttaatgaaaaaaagttattgcagTATTTATCCAGTCATGGAAACGTTAGAAGTCACTTCTTCTTTGAAAATCGT GGCATCAATGCTTTAGTAGAGTTTTCAGAAAAGAGCAGTATAGCCTCgttgcaggatgctgttggaATCCCAAATGCTGCAGAGCATCATGTTGTCCCATTTAAATCAAGACTTTTTACTTTCACGCTGAAAAACCCAGTGAGTCAACCTGCTGAAGAGACACCACTTCACCTCTCTCCTCAGTGTCACATTCCAGTGACAGGCCTTATTCAAAAGCTTTGTCTTGCAGACAAT ATAAGCAGTCAGATGTACATTCTACTGAATGAGTATCAgcttacagaagaaaatatcagGCTCCGATTTCTGGCCTGTTCTTTGGTTCGGGATTTTGCACGGGCATATTTTCCAGACAGCACAGTAAAGCCATTTGGCTCTTCAGTCAACACCTTTGGCAAACTGGGATGCGATGTGGACATGTTTCTGGACTTCCATGATACACAAAAGAGTCCTACAAAAATG AAAAAAGGTCCCTTTGAAATGGAGTTTCAGATGAAAAGATTACCATCTGAAAGATTAGCGACTCAGAGGATTCTTTCTGTGATTGGTGATTGCCTTGATAATTTTGGTCCTGGATGTGTGAGTGTACAGAAGATACTCAACGCTCGCTGCCCTCTGGTGAAATTTTCCCATCAACCGACAGGATTCCAGTGTGATCTGTCAGTGAGCAACAG CATTGCTATCAGAAGTTCAGAACTCCTGTATATCTATGGCTGTCTGGATTCCCGTGTGCGAGCGCTGGTGTTCACTATACGGTGTTGGGCCCGTGTTCACGGACTTACAAACAGTGCTCCTGGTACCTGGATTACCAACTTCTCTCTGACCATGATGGTCATGTTTTTTCTGCAAAAGAGATCACCACCTATCATTCCAACACTAGACCAACTTAAAGAACTGGCAG GTGCAAAAGACAAGCATATAATTGGAGGATATGATTGCTCATTTGTTAGTGATTTAAGGAAGATTAAACctacaaaaaatacagaaacactTG aTGTATTGTTGGGTGAgttttttgaatattttggaAACTTTGATTTCAGAAGGAATTCCATAAATCTTCGAAAG GGAAAGGAAGTAAATAAACCTGAGTCATCTCCTCTTTATATCTGGAATCCCTTTGAACAAGACCTTAATATCAGCAAGAATGTTAATCAGCCACAGCTGGAGAAATTCATAGCTATGGCCAGAGAAAGTGCCTGGATTTTACAGAAGGAAGATAAAACTCAGAGAATAATCAGTAAAGAACCTTGGGGACTGGCAGCACTGCTGATACCGTTTGGAAAAAGTAATTCCAGCAAGATGAAGAATAGGATGAAAGGAATAGGAAGTGAAACAATCAGAAGCCTCTTGGACTCTTTAAAGTTAAATAATGCAAACAGCCAACAAAAAGCAGTGGGAAAATGA
- the MTPAP gene encoding poly(A) RNA polymerase, mitochondrial isoform X1, with translation MQLIQWTCAFCILVTSPFSAPMETRLCVIFIKCFICLLMKNNAEVNTRKKTFTEVQTERLDQAERTVLIKCPSKLNEKKLLQYLSSHGNVRSHFFFENRGINALVEFSEKSSIASLQDAVGIPNAAEHHVVPFKSRLFTFTLKNPVSQPAEETPLHLSPQCHIPVTGLIQKLCLADNISSQMYILLNEYQLTEENIRLRFLACSLVRDFARAYFPDSTVKPFGSSVNTFGKLGCDVDMFLDFHDTQKSPTKMKKGPFEMEFQMKRLPSERLATQRILSVIGDCLDNFGPGCVSVQKILNARCPLVKFSHQPTGFQCDLSVSNSIAIRSSELLYIYGCLDSRVRALVFTIRCWARVHGLTNSAPGTWITNFSLTMMVMFFLQKRSPPIIPTLDQLKELAGAKDKHIIGGYDCSFVSDLRKIKPTKNTETLDVLLGEFFEYFGNFDFRRNSINLRKGKEVNKPESSPLYIWNPFEQDLNISKNVNQPQLEKFIAMARESAWILQKEDKTQRIISKEPWGLAALLIPFGKSNSSKMKNRMKGIGSETIRSLLDSLKLNNANSQQKAVGK, from the exons ATGCAACTCATCCAGTGGACTTGTGCTTTCTGCATCTTGGTTACTTCACCCTTCTCTGCTCCTATGGAAACGAGGCTATGTGTCATCTTCATAAAGTGTTTCATTTGTCTTCTGATGAAAAATA ATGCTGAAGTCAATACCAGAAAGAAGACATTCACTGAGGTCCAAACAGAACGACTGGATCAAGCTGAACGGactgttttaattaaatgcCCATCaaaacttaatgaaaaaaagttattgcagTATTTATCCAGTCATGGAAACGTTAGAAGTCACTTCTTCTTTGAAAATCGT GGCATCAATGCTTTAGTAGAGTTTTCAGAAAAGAGCAGTATAGCCTCgttgcaggatgctgttggaATCCCAAATGCTGCAGAGCATCATGTTGTCCCATTTAAATCAAGACTTTTTACTTTCACGCTGAAAAACCCAGTGAGTCAACCTGCTGAAGAGACACCACTTCACCTCTCTCCTCAGTGTCACATTCCAGTGACAGGCCTTATTCAAAAGCTTTGTCTTGCAGACAAT ATAAGCAGTCAGATGTACATTCTACTGAATGAGTATCAgcttacagaagaaaatatcagGCTCCGATTTCTGGCCTGTTCTTTGGTTCGGGATTTTGCACGGGCATATTTTCCAGACAGCACAGTAAAGCCATTTGGCTCTTCAGTCAACACCTTTGGCAAACTGGGATGCGATGTGGACATGTTTCTGGACTTCCATGATACACAAAAGAGTCCTACAAAAATG AAAAAAGGTCCCTTTGAAATGGAGTTTCAGATGAAAAGATTACCATCTGAAAGATTAGCGACTCAGAGGATTCTTTCTGTGATTGGTGATTGCCTTGATAATTTTGGTCCTGGATGTGTGAGTGTACAGAAGATACTCAACGCTCGCTGCCCTCTGGTGAAATTTTCCCATCAACCGACAGGATTCCAGTGTGATCTGTCAGTGAGCAACAG CATTGCTATCAGAAGTTCAGAACTCCTGTATATCTATGGCTGTCTGGATTCCCGTGTGCGAGCGCTGGTGTTCACTATACGGTGTTGGGCCCGTGTTCACGGACTTACAAACAGTGCTCCTGGTACCTGGATTACCAACTTCTCTCTGACCATGATGGTCATGTTTTTTCTGCAAAAGAGATCACCACCTATCATTCCAACACTAGACCAACTTAAAGAACTGGCAG GTGCAAAAGACAAGCATATAATTGGAGGATATGATTGCTCATTTGTTAGTGATTTAAGGAAGATTAAACctacaaaaaatacagaaacactTG aTGTATTGTTGGGTGAgttttttgaatattttggaAACTTTGATTTCAGAAGGAATTCCATAAATCTTCGAAAG GGAAAGGAAGTAAATAAACCTGAGTCATCTCCTCTTTATATCTGGAATCCCTTTGAACAAGACCTTAATATCAGCAAGAATGTTAATCAGCCACAGCTGGAGAAATTCATAGCTATGGCCAGAGAAAGTGCCTGGATTTTACAGAAGGAAGATAAAACTCAGAGAATAATCAGTAAAGAACCTTGGGGACTGGCAGCACTGCTGATACCGTTTGGAAAAAGTAATTCCAGCAAGATGAAGAATAGGATGAAAGGAATAGGAAGTGAAACAATCAGAAGCCTCTTGGACTCTTTAAAGTTAAATAATGCAAACAGCCAACAAAAAGCAGTGGGAAAATGA